One genomic segment of Bombyx mori chromosome W, ASM3026992v2 includes these proteins:
- the LOC134201652 gene encoding uncharacterized protein LOC134201652 — MSSSDSVETASSHGGSSVKPRRTKKMRVSTVHDNDILPSDIRKFNLKVPPFSPEDPEIWFALLEGQFDNYGITEDNIKFNNVITNLDIPHAKAVKDIIVHPPTSNRYDKIKSELIRRLSTSHEKKVKQLLTHEELGDRKPSQFLRHLMDLAGPSVPHEFIQTIWSNRLPNSIQTVLASQPTHSLEQLSDLADRIQEITTPCNVAATSTCGTSSVNQSSEIAELRKMVERLALRLEDQTRTTNRSQNRSRPRWRSTSRSRTRSASSYRRYPVCWYHAKFGAKASKCQKPCDYNESGNAAGSR; from the coding sequence ATGAGCAGCAGTGATTCTGTCGAGACCGCTAGTTCCCATGGAGGTAGCAGCGTAAAACCCCGACGAACGAAAAAAATGCGCGTTTCCACTGTACACGACAACGACATTTTGCCGTCCGACATTCGGAAGTTTAATTTGAAGGTGCCTCCGTTTTCTCCAGAGGACCCAGAAATTTGGTTTGCACTTCTAGAAGGTCAATTCGATAACTATGGCATTACAGAAGACAACATCAAGTTCAATAATGTTATCACTAACCTAGATATTCCTCATGCGAAGGCGGTAAAGGATATTATCGTGCATCCTCCGACCAGCAATCGCTATGATAAAATTAAGAGCGAGCTCATCAGACGTCTTTCCACCTCCCATGAAAAGAAGGTCAAGCAATTGCTAACTCATGAAGAGTTGGGTGACCGAAAACCGTCGCAGTTTCTGAGGCATCTCATGGACCTAGCCGGACCGTCCGTCCCACATGAGTTTATCCAAACTATCTGGAGTAACCGCCTGCCGAACAGTATCCAGACGGTACTAGCATCGCAGCCTACCCATTCACTAGAACAGCTGTCGGACCTTGCTGACCGAATACAGGAAATAACGACTCCATGCAACGTCGCAGCCACTTCGACATGCGGGACGAGTAGTGTCAACCAGTCCAGTGAAATCGCAGAGTTGAGGAAAATGGTGGAACGCCTCGCGTTAAGACTCGAAGACCAGACTCGCACCACAAACCGCTCCCAGAACCGTTCTCGACCTCGGTGGCGTTCGACGTCCCGCAGTAGAACACGATCTGCTTCCAGCTATCGACGGTACCCCGTTTGTTGGTACCACGCGAAGTTCGGGGCTAAGGCAAGCAAATGCCAGAAGCCGTGCGATTACAACGAGTCGGGAAATGCCGCAGGCAGTCGATAA